In a genomic window of Bordetella petrii:
- the ampC gene encoding class C beta-lactamase gives MRFHRFCAAAALLAAAASAVAGGQTDDRQARVRAAVDGVVKPVMQQYDIPGMAVGVVAQDTSLVLNYGVQSRQTGQPVAAGTLFEVGSLSKTFTALLATWAQARNQLSLADPIGKHLPELRGTEYGQVSLLHLGTHTAGGLPLQVPDGVRDEAQLMDYFRAWRATYPPGTYRTYTNPGIGTLGLAAARSLGQDFAALAEGQLFPALGMADTCLNVSAARMASYAQGYTQAGRPIRLAPGVLWQQAYGVKTTAADMVRFMQANMGMRALDPVLRRAIMDTHAGYFQAGPMTQDLIWEQYPYPVALQALLDGNSATLTYDAVPVLGIAPPQPARADAWINKTGSTNGFGAYIAFVPQRRLGVVLLANRNFPVEARVRAAYEIITALDRSLP, from the coding sequence ATGAGGTTCCATCGTTTTTGTGCCGCGGCGGCCTTGCTGGCGGCGGCTGCCTCTGCCGTGGCGGGCGGCCAGACCGATGACCGGCAGGCGCGGGTTCGCGCCGCCGTGGATGGCGTGGTCAAGCCGGTGATGCAGCAGTACGACATACCTGGCATGGCGGTGGGCGTCGTGGCTCAGGACACGTCCCTGGTGCTGAACTATGGCGTGCAATCGCGGCAAACCGGCCAGCCGGTGGCAGCCGGAACGCTGTTCGAGGTTGGTTCGCTGAGCAAGACGTTCACGGCCCTATTGGCTACCTGGGCGCAGGCGCGCAACCAGCTGTCGCTGGCCGACCCGATCGGCAAGCACTTGCCCGAGCTGCGCGGCACCGAGTACGGCCAGGTCAGCCTGTTGCACCTGGGCACGCACACCGCGGGCGGCCTGCCGCTGCAAGTGCCGGATGGCGTGCGCGACGAGGCGCAACTGATGGATTATTTCCGGGCCTGGCGCGCCACGTACCCGCCGGGCACGTATCGCACTTACACCAATCCGGGGATCGGCACGCTGGGCCTGGCCGCGGCGCGCAGCCTGGGGCAGGATTTTGCCGCGCTGGCCGAAGGCCAGTTGTTCCCCGCGCTGGGCATGGCCGACACCTGCCTGAATGTGTCCGCCGCCCGCATGGCGTCGTACGCGCAAGGCTACACACAAGCCGGCCGGCCCATCCGGCTGGCGCCTGGCGTACTGTGGCAGCAAGCGTACGGCGTGAAGACGACGGCGGCCGACATGGTGCGCTTCATGCAGGCCAATATGGGCATGCGGGCGCTGGACCCGGTCTTGCGGCGCGCCATCATGGATACTCACGCCGGCTACTTCCAGGCCGGGCCCATGACCCAGGACCTGATCTGGGAACAATATCCTTATCCGGTCGCCTTGCAGGCGCTGCTGGACGGCAATTCGGCCACCCTGACCTACGATGCCGTGCCGGTGCTGGGCATTGCGCCGCCGCAGCCGGCCCGTGCCGATGCGTGGATCAACAAGACAGGCTCGACCAACGGGTTCGGCGCCTATATTGCGTTCGTGCCCCAGCGGCGGTTGGGCGTGGTGTTGCTGGCCAACAGGAATTTTCCGGTCGAGGCCCGGGTGCGGGCCGCGTACGAGATCATCACGGCGCTGGACCGGTCGCTGCCTTAG
- a CDS encoding DUF3348 domain-containing protein translates to MVQAPRRTGVSGPTLIRLLARLTDADISESRQSLADRLSLWLGWTDAIALSAVLDGGPPAVAPGAQADGGAEAREVERMRSALAHAIADDRPFAAPRPRGPAATQAAPAETEPVYATYRQRYLALQQNMETSIAKTRARLRALLAAQAPAKARLAMVDAIMERSLSLHERRLMGTIPGMLEKHFERLRRAAQDTQESDMLDSEASAPAPAPAPAAPAPWLAAFRADMRSVLRAELDIRLQPIEGLLAALRAN, encoded by the coding sequence ATGGTTCAAGCACCCCGGCGCACCGGCGTCAGCGGCCCCACACTCATACGCTTGCTGGCCCGTCTGACGGACGCCGATATTTCCGAATCCAGGCAGTCGCTTGCCGACCGGCTCAGCCTTTGGCTGGGCTGGACCGACGCCATCGCACTGTCGGCGGTGCTCGACGGCGGCCCACCGGCCGTGGCGCCGGGCGCCCAGGCCGACGGCGGCGCCGAGGCGCGCGAAGTCGAGCGCATGCGCAGCGCGCTGGCGCACGCCATCGCCGACGACCGGCCGTTTGCGGCGCCGCGTCCGCGCGGGCCGGCCGCCACGCAGGCAGCCCCCGCCGAGACTGAACCCGTCTACGCGACCTACCGCCAACGTTACCTGGCCTTACAGCAAAACATGGAAACCAGCATCGCCAAGACGCGCGCGCGCCTGCGCGCCCTACTGGCTGCCCAGGCCCCGGCCAAGGCTCGCCTGGCCATGGTGGACGCCATCATGGAACGCTCTCTGAGCCTGCACGAGCGCCGCCTGATGGGTACCATACCCGGCATGCTCGAAAAACACTTCGAACGCCTGCGTCGGGCCGCGCAAGATACCCAGGAGTCCGACATGCTTGACAGCGAGGCCTCCGCTCCCGCCCCCGCTCCCGCCCCCGCCGCGCCCGCGCCCTGGCTTGCCGCCTTCCGCGCCGACATGCGCAGCGTCCTGCGGGCCGAGCTGGACATCCGCCTGCAACCGATCGAGGGCCTGCTCGCCGCCCTGCGCGCCAACTGA
- a CDS encoding OmpA family protein produces MRNEIDAGVEPTAPAWAVFGDLMSVLLGAFVLILVSVIGVQLELSARLESEVKQRQEETQRRIELEQALAGPLAAGRVTLVDGRIGISGSVLFALNSDELQPEGEEVLKSLVGPLSAYLQARDEVLMVSGFTDNQPVHGNNRRFADNWDLSAQRALTVTRALIEQGIAPASVFAAAFGAEQPVASNDSAEGRASNRRVEIVPVARPSKDKAPARG; encoded by the coding sequence ATGAGAAACGAGATCGACGCCGGCGTAGAACCTACCGCCCCGGCCTGGGCGGTGTTCGGCGACCTGATGTCAGTATTGCTGGGCGCGTTCGTGCTGATCCTGGTCAGCGTGATCGGCGTGCAGCTCGAACTGTCGGCCCGGCTGGAATCGGAAGTCAAGCAGCGGCAGGAAGAAACCCAGCGGCGCATCGAACTGGAACAGGCCCTGGCGGGGCCGTTGGCCGCCGGCCGCGTCACGCTGGTAGATGGCCGTATCGGCATCAGCGGCAGCGTGCTGTTCGCGCTGAATTCCGACGAGCTGCAGCCCGAGGGCGAGGAAGTGCTCAAGAGCCTGGTCGGGCCGCTGTCGGCCTACCTGCAGGCGCGCGACGAAGTGTTGATGGTGAGCGGCTTTACCGATAACCAGCCGGTGCACGGCAACAACCGCCGCTTTGCCGACAACTGGGATCTGTCTGCCCAGCGGGCGCTGACGGTGACCCGCGCCTTGATCGAGCAAGGCATCGCGCCCGCCTCGGTATTCGCCGCCGCGTTCGGCGCCGAACAACCTGTGGCTTCGAACGACAGCGCCGAGGGGCGCGCCAGCAACCGGCGGGTAGAAATCGTGCCGGTCGCGCGTCCGTCTAAAGACAAGGCGCCGGCCCGTGGCTGA
- a CDS encoding YXWGXW repeat-containing protein has protein sequence MNTFQRLSATLLAAGALLAIAAAPRPALADVSISIGVNAWNEPPPPFPAYSQPMIPGPGYIWTPGYWAVNHQGYYWVPGAWVLPPFVGALWTPGYWAYAGNAYRWHPGYWGRQVGYYGGINYGFGYIGTGYHGGYWKRDRFYYNREVNNINVTRITNVYSRKVVVKHDDHRRVSYHGGKGGIQRGPTKHEIAVQREHDRRQAAREAERRRDAAHERQGRQQHEQRQRQEAQHRQQEQRQRQEAQRQQQEQRQRQEAQRQQQEQRQRQETQHRQQEQRQRQEAQHRQQEQRQRQEAQRQQQQQSRQRQQAEQRQQQVRQQQARQQQDTRRQQAQRETARADRGSGGGRSGGGDHGGRGGRDR, from the coding sequence ATGAACACATTCCAACGATTGTCCGCCACGCTGCTGGCCGCGGGCGCGCTGCTGGCCATCGCGGCCGCGCCCCGTCCCGCGCTGGCCGACGTATCCATCAGCATCGGCGTGAACGCCTGGAACGAGCCTCCGCCGCCATTTCCCGCCTACAGCCAACCCATGATTCCGGGCCCGGGCTACATCTGGACCCCCGGATACTGGGCGGTGAATCACCAAGGCTATTACTGGGTGCCGGGCGCGTGGGTACTGCCGCCCTTCGTCGGCGCGCTCTGGACACCGGGCTACTGGGCTTACGCCGGCAATGCCTACCGGTGGCATCCAGGCTACTGGGGCCGCCAGGTGGGTTATTACGGCGGCATCAACTACGGCTTCGGCTACATCGGCACCGGCTACCACGGCGGCTATTGGAAGCGCGACCGCTTCTACTACAACCGCGAGGTGAACAACATCAATGTCACGCGCATCACCAATGTGTACAGCCGCAAGGTCGTGGTCAAACACGACGACCATCGCCGAGTCAGCTACCACGGCGGGAAAGGCGGCATCCAGCGTGGCCCCACCAAACACGAAATCGCGGTGCAACGCGAACACGACCGCCGCCAGGCGGCACGCGAGGCCGAGCGCCGGCGCGATGCCGCGCACGAACGGCAAGGGCGCCAGCAACACGAGCAGCGCCAGCGTCAGGAAGCGCAGCACCGGCAGCAAGAGCAACGCCAGCGTCAGGAAGCACAACGCCAGCAGCAAGAGCAGCGCCAGCGTCAGGAAGCACAACGCCAGCAGCAAGAGCAGCGCCAGCGCCAGGAAACGCAGCACCGGCAGCAGGAGCAACGCCAGCGCCAGGAAGCGCAGCACCGGCAGCAGGAACAACGCCAGCGCCAGGAAGCGCAACGCCAGCAGCAACAGCAGTCAAGGCAGCGCCAGCAAGCCGAGCAACGGCAGCAGCAGGTACGGCAGCAGCAGGCGCGCCAGCAACAAGACACGCGCCGCCAGCAGGCGCAACGCGAAACCGCCCGCGCGGATCGTGGCTCGGGCGGCGGGCGGTCCGGTGGAGGCGATCACGGCGGCCGGGGCGGCCGCGATCGTTGA
- a CDS encoding DUF2894 domain-containing protein — protein MADSGTADIQAMLDAWRERGADRVDPPRFQLIAALAGRAARQQGEARRMLDARLAELARQYEAQAASTPDDEPAPQAAAPAASAGLGSLLHYIESGVAADAPAHADTRARRRGAYPELDLLDYFQATWARLSTDRQLRQSQEQVHENAGPLNSNHLVHRALSLMREESPGYLHQFLSYLDALSWVDQLNNNGALAAKPAPRAKKGGRGAR, from the coding sequence GTGGCTGACAGCGGCACCGCCGACATCCAGGCCATGCTCGACGCATGGCGCGAGCGCGGCGCCGACCGCGTCGACCCGCCGCGTTTCCAGCTGATCGCCGCGCTAGCCGGGCGCGCCGCCCGCCAACAGGGCGAAGCGCGCCGCATGCTGGATGCGCGGCTGGCCGAACTGGCTCGGCAGTATGAAGCGCAAGCCGCCAGTACCCCAGACGACGAACCCGCGCCGCAAGCCGCCGCGCCGGCCGCATCCGCCGGGCTGGGCAGCTTGCTGCACTACATCGAGAGCGGCGTGGCGGCAGACGCGCCAGCCCATGCCGATACCCGCGCGCGACGGCGCGGGGCGTATCCCGAACTGGATCTGCTGGACTACTTTCAGGCCACCTGGGCCCGCCTCAGCACCGACCGGCAGTTGCGCCAGTCGCAAGAGCAAGTGCACGAGAACGCCGGCCCGCTCAATTCCAACCACCTGGTGCACCGGGCGTTGTCGCTGATGCGCGAGGAGTCTCCGGGATACCTGCACCAGTTCCTGTCGTATCTCGACGCGCTGTCTTGGGTAGACCAGCTCAATAACAACGGCGCGCTGGCCGCCAAGCCCGCCCCTCGCGCCAAAAAAGGCGGGCGCGGCGCGCGCTGA
- a CDS encoding Vgb family protein gives MTYDGRHVWLATGAALLAVDPDSGQAARSIEAATPAGTAFDGKVFFQIAGDRIQKIDPHSGKVLASVPTPEGEGHSGLAWADGMLWVAHFENRKIYQVDPETGKVLNVLESNRYVTGVTWVDGELWHGTWEDDASELRQIDARTGQVLASLAMPAGKGVSGLESDGADRLFCGGGDSGKLRVVRRPRAVTPAP, from the coding sequence GTGACCTACGACGGCCGCCATGTCTGGCTGGCCACCGGCGCCGCTCTGCTCGCCGTGGACCCGGACAGCGGCCAGGCCGCGCGCAGTATCGAAGCCGCGACGCCGGCCGGCACGGCTTTCGACGGCAAAGTGTTTTTCCAGATCGCGGGCGACCGCATCCAGAAAATCGACCCGCACAGCGGCAAGGTGCTGGCGAGCGTGCCCACTCCCGAAGGCGAAGGCCATTCCGGGCTGGCGTGGGCCGACGGCATGTTGTGGGTGGCGCATTTCGAGAACCGCAAGATCTATCAGGTCGATCCGGAAACCGGCAAGGTGCTGAACGTGCTGGAGTCCAATCGCTATGTCACCGGGGTGACCTGGGTCGATGGCGAGCTGTGGCATGGCACCTGGGAAGACGATGCCAGCGAGCTGCGGCAGATCGACGCGCGTACCGGGCAAGTGCTGGCCAGCCTGGCCATGCCGGCCGGCAAGGGCGTGTCGGGGCTGGAATCCGACGGTGCGGATCGCTTGTTTTGCGGCGGCGGCGACAGCGGCAAGCTGCGAGTGGTGCGCCGGCCGCGCGCAGTGACGCCGGCGCCTTGA
- a CDS encoding DUF802 domain-containing protein — MIRYIVPFVVFLAGLAVVGWIGAGYVGSNPLALTVAALIGAFYLAGAVELQRYQQRTAALARAVAGLADTPPSLAAWLDQLPPGLRNTARLRIEGERAAFPGPSLTPYLVGLLVLLGMLGTFLGMVATLRGTGMALESAIDLHAIRESLAAPVKGLGFAFGTSVAGVATSAALGLLAALARRERIHAVQQLDTKVATTLRVYSPAYQREQAFELLQRQADAMPVLAERLQAMMATIEQQSQALNERLAAGQDTFHDKADAAYTRLAAAMEQALKQGVADSAAAAGAAIRPAVEATLAGLARETSAWQDTLAQTVRQQLDGLSGRFEATTTTVADTWTSALAEHQRASEALAQGLGASLQQFTRTFEERSAGLLDSVSARLEATTAGMAAAWSGALAQQEETGARLAGEHQRALAAATATLEQHSAALLSNISRSHADLQTELAARDEQRLAAWHASLTQTAQDLSAQTQAHARDTIAEVAQLVQTAAEAPKAAAEVIAELRQKLSDSMARDNAMLDERSRLMETLGTLLDAVNHASSQQRTAVDELIATSAGLLERVGSQFTEQVERAGSQFTDKIDRASTQFTEQAAHASTQLTEQAERASAQFTEQAAHASTQFTEQVDRLGAQFTSKVEAETGKLDGMAAQVAVGAAEVASLGEAFGAAVQTFGQSSDKLVDHLQRIEAALDKSMARSDEQLAYYVAQAREVIDLSVMSQKQILEDLQQLAGQQAAAGSETA, encoded by the coding sequence ATGATCCGATACATCGTTCCTTTCGTCGTTTTTCTTGCAGGCCTGGCCGTCGTGGGCTGGATCGGCGCCGGCTACGTGGGCTCGAACCCGCTGGCGCTGACCGTGGCCGCGCTGATCGGCGCCTTCTATCTGGCCGGCGCCGTCGAGTTGCAGCGCTATCAGCAGCGCACCGCCGCCCTGGCGCGCGCCGTGGCCGGCCTTGCCGACACCCCGCCCAGTCTGGCTGCCTGGCTCGACCAACTGCCTCCCGGCCTGCGCAACACCGCGCGCCTGCGCATCGAGGGCGAACGCGCCGCCTTTCCCGGCCCGTCGCTGACACCCTACCTGGTCGGGCTGCTGGTGCTGCTGGGCATGCTGGGTACCTTCCTGGGCATGGTCGCCACCTTGCGCGGCACCGGCATGGCCCTGGAGAGCGCGATCGACCTGCATGCCATCCGCGAATCGCTTGCCGCCCCGGTCAAGGGGCTGGGCTTCGCCTTCGGCACCTCGGTCGCGGGCGTGGCCACGTCGGCCGCGCTGGGCCTGCTGGCGGCGCTCGCCCGCCGCGAGCGCATCCATGCCGTGCAGCAGCTCGACACCAAAGTCGCCACCACCCTGCGCGTTTACTCGCCTGCCTACCAGCGCGAACAGGCCTTTGAGCTGCTGCAGCGGCAAGCCGACGCCATGCCGGTGCTGGCGGAACGCCTGCAGGCCATGATGGCCACCATCGAACAGCAAAGCCAGGCGCTGAACGAGCGGCTGGCGGCCGGCCAGGATACCTTCCACGACAAGGCTGACGCCGCCTACACGCGCCTGGCCGCCGCCATGGAGCAGGCGCTCAAGCAAGGCGTGGCCGACAGCGCCGCGGCCGCCGGCGCGGCCATCCGACCCGCCGTCGAGGCCACGCTGGCTGGCCTGGCGCGCGAGACTTCCGCCTGGCAGGACACGCTGGCGCAAACCGTGCGCCAGCAGCTCGACGGCCTGTCCGGCCGCTTCGAAGCCACCACCACCACCGTGGCCGACACCTGGACGTCGGCGTTGGCCGAGCATCAGCGTGCCAGCGAGGCGCTGGCACAAGGCCTGGGCGCGTCGCTGCAACAGTTCACGCGCACGTTTGAAGAACGGTCGGCCGGGCTGCTGGACAGCGTATCGGCCCGTTTGGAAGCCACCACGGCCGGCATGGCGGCAGCCTGGAGCGGCGCGCTGGCCCAGCAAGAAGAAACCGGCGCCAGGCTGGCGGGCGAGCACCAGCGCGCCCTGGCTGCCGCCACGGCTACCCTGGAACAGCATTCCGCCGCGCTGCTAAGCAACATCAGCCGGTCGCACGCCGACCTGCAGACCGAACTCGCGGCCCGCGACGAGCAGCGCCTGGCCGCCTGGCATGCGTCGCTGACGCAAACCGCGCAAGACCTCTCCGCGCAGACCCAGGCCCATGCGCGCGACACAATCGCCGAAGTGGCGCAACTGGTGCAGACTGCCGCCGAAGCCCCCAAGGCCGCCGCCGAAGTCATTGCCGAACTGCGCCAGAAGCTGTCCGACAGCATGGCGCGCGACAACGCCATGCTGGACGAGCGCAGCCGCCTGATGGAAACGCTGGGCACGCTGCTCGATGCGGTGAACCACGCATCGTCGCAACAGCGCACCGCCGTCGACGAACTCATCGCCACTTCGGCCGGCCTGCTCGAACGGGTCGGCAGCCAGTTTACCGAGCAGGTCGAACGCGCCGGCAGTCAGTTCACCGACAAGATCGACCGCGCGAGCACTCAATTCACCGAGCAGGCCGCGCACGCCAGCACGCAACTCACCGAGCAGGCCGAACGTGCCAGCGCCCAATTCACCGAGCAAGCCGCGCACGCCAGCACCCAGTTCACCGAACAGGTCGACCGCCTGGGCGCGCAGTTCACCAGCAAGGTCGAGGCTGAAACGGGCAAGCTGGACGGCATGGCCGCGCAAGTCGCCGTTGGGGCCGCCGAAGTCGCCAGCCTGGGCGAAGCCTTTGGCGCCGCCGTACAGACGTTCGGACAGTCCAGCGACAAGCTGGTGGACCACCTGCAGCGCATCGAGGCCGCGCTCGACAAATCCATGGCGCGCAGTGACGAGCAGCTTGCCTACTATGTCGCCCAGGCGCGCGAAGTCATCGACCTGAGCGTCATGTCGCAGAAGCAGATCCTCGAAGACCTGCAGCAACTGGCCGGACAGCAGGCCGCCGCGGGCAGCGAAACGGCATGA
- a CDS encoding 2-hydroxyacid dehydrogenase has translation MIDIVFHGQNAATYLADFRAALVSAARIQVVPDKLSAAADIQAYRQADVIVGNRLDATMPRPERARLYQVCAAGYDRIDMAVLPDGAAVCNCHGHGPAIAEYVMAAILSRCVPLEDAHVRLARGDWHYRAGSPGALHDEIGAATLGLLGYGHIGQAIARRAKAFGMRVLAANRSPVPVSGDVDAWFGLDALDGFYQQSDYIVVSLPLMPATEGLVGAAAFARMRAHAMLINVGRGPVVDEQALYEALLRGRIGAAAIDTWYQYPSRAGEVAEPSRLPFARLDNVIMTPHMSAWTTGTIARRAKAMAANVDACVAGRELANRVNKPA, from the coding sequence ATGATCGATATTGTGTTCCACGGCCAGAATGCCGCGACGTATCTGGCGGATTTCCGTGCCGCGCTGGTATCGGCCGCCCGCATCCAGGTTGTGCCGGACAAGCTGTCGGCGGCGGCCGACATCCAGGCGTACCGGCAGGCCGATGTAATTGTCGGCAACCGCCTGGATGCCACCATGCCCCGGCCCGAGCGCGCCAGGCTGTACCAGGTGTGCGCGGCAGGCTACGACCGCATCGATATGGCGGTGCTGCCGGACGGCGCCGCTGTTTGCAATTGCCACGGGCACGGCCCGGCCATCGCCGAGTACGTGATGGCCGCCATCCTGAGCCGGTGCGTGCCGCTAGAGGACGCTCATGTGCGCCTGGCGCGCGGCGATTGGCACTATAGGGCGGGCTCGCCGGGCGCCTTGCACGACGAGATCGGCGCGGCGACGCTGGGGCTGCTGGGCTATGGCCACATCGGCCAGGCCATCGCCCGGCGCGCCAAGGCATTCGGCATGCGCGTGCTGGCCGCCAACCGCAGCCCGGTGCCGGTTTCAGGCGACGTGGACGCGTGGTTTGGCCTGGACGCGCTGGACGGCTTCTACCAGCAGTCCGATTACATCGTGGTGTCGTTGCCACTGATGCCGGCAACCGAGGGGCTGGTCGGTGCGGCGGCCTTTGCGCGGATGCGCGCCCACGCCATGCTGATCAATGTGGGACGCGGGCCGGTGGTGGACGAGCAGGCTTTGTACGAGGCCTTGCTGCGCGGACGCATCGGCGCGGCGGCCATCGATACCTGGTACCAGTATCCGTCGCGCGCAGGCGAGGTGGCCGAGCCTTCGCGGCTGCCGTTTGCCCGGCTCGACAACGTCATCATGACGCCGCATATGTCGGCCTGGACCACCGGCACCATCGCGCGGCGCGCAAAAGCGATGGCGGCCAACGTGGACGCGTGCGTGGCAGGGCGCGAGCTGGCGAACCGGGTCAACAAGCCGGCCTAG
- a CDS encoding Rrf2 family transcriptional regulator: protein MILKSQVEWALHSCAILAGLPPGRYLSTKALAELHGVPKEYLSKALQALSQAGLVETTLGPSGGYRLARPGSEITFLDIVEAVEGRASTFACNNIRVNNPCRPSGHCDSKPCAIARVMWRADEAWRNALREVTLADVIDTLSDEVPPALWQSTFEWVLNRAG, encoded by the coding sequence ATGATTCTCAAAAGTCAGGTCGAATGGGCGCTGCACAGTTGCGCCATCCTGGCCGGCCTGCCGCCGGGGCGGTATCTGTCTACCAAGGCGCTGGCCGAACTGCATGGCGTCCCGAAGGAATATTTGTCGAAAGCGCTGCAGGCGCTGTCGCAGGCGGGCCTGGTCGAAACCACGCTGGGGCCCAGCGGCGGCTACCGGCTTGCCCGGCCAGGCTCGGAAATCACTTTCCTGGATATTGTCGAGGCGGTGGAAGGGCGGGCCAGCACATTCGCCTGCAACAACATCCGCGTCAATAATCCGTGCCGGCCGTCGGGACATTGCGACAGCAAGCCGTGCGCCATCGCGCGCGTGATGTGGCGCGCCGACGAGGCATGGCGCAACGCGCTGCGCGAGGTAACGTTGGCGGATGTGATCGACACCCTGTCGGACGAGGTGCCGCCCGCCCTGTGGCAAAGCACGTTCGAATGGGTGCTGAACCGGGCCGGCTGA
- a CDS encoding DUF899 domain-containing protein, whose product MTAHTTGTREAWLAERLALLQAEKELTRRGDELARRRQALPWVRIDKPYRFDTEAGPATLADLFQGRSQLLVYHFMFGPDYQAGCPSCSSIADGFNGIVTHLANHDVMLTAVSRAPLDKLTAYKQRMGWTFPWASSAGSDFNADFNIWFTETQQRDGDINYNYRRESEFAWRDGQQGGGQTAEDRIAAMCGTDAATFQRDRPGMSAFVREGDAVCHTYSAYARGLDGLWGMYQWLDRAPKGRNETGVWWRRHDEYAQR is encoded by the coding sequence ATGACAGCACATACCACCGGAACCCGCGAGGCCTGGCTGGCCGAACGCCTGGCCCTGCTGCAGGCCGAAAAAGAACTGACCCGCCGCGGCGACGAGCTGGCCCGGCGCCGCCAGGCGCTGCCCTGGGTGCGTATCGACAAGCCATACCGCTTCGATACCGAGGCGGGTCCCGCAACCCTGGCCGACCTGTTCCAGGGCCGTTCGCAGTTGCTGGTGTACCACTTCATGTTCGGCCCCGACTACCAGGCCGGCTGCCCGTCGTGCTCGTCCATCGCCGACGGGTTCAACGGCATCGTCACCCACCTGGCCAACCACGACGTCATGCTGACCGCCGTGTCGCGCGCCCCGCTGGACAAATTGACAGCCTACAAGCAGCGCATGGGCTGGACGTTTCCATGGGCCTCGTCGGCCGGCAGCGATTTCAATGCCGACTTCAACATCTGGTTCACCGAAACCCAGCAGCGCGACGGCGACATCAATTACAACTACCGGCGCGAATCGGAGTTCGCGTGGCGGGACGGGCAGCAAGGCGGCGGGCAAACCGCCGAAGACCGCATCGCCGCCATGTGCGGCACCGATGCCGCCACCTTCCAGCGCGACCGCCCCGGCATGAGCGCTTTTGTGCGGGAGGGCGACGCCGTCTGTCACACCTATTCCGCCTACGCGCGCGGCCTGGACGGACTTTGGGGCATGTACCAATGGCTGGACCGCGCACCGAAGGGCCGCAACGAAACCGGCGTATGGTGGCGCCGCCACGACGAATACGCGCAGCGCTGA